A region from the bacterium genome encodes:
- a CDS encoding cytochrome ubiquinol oxidase subunit I, whose amino-acid sequence MTELVLARAQMAMLFAFHILFAVAGMGMPVLMVIAERAHLRTGHPVYAELARRWAKGTSVLFAVGAVSGTVLSFELGLLWPRFMAFAGGVIGLPFALEGFAFFTEAIFLGIYLYGWDRVSPRLHLASGVLVALGGILSGVFVVTANAWMNSPAGFAIVDGRPVDVSPLAAMLNPASATETIHMTLAAFAASGFAVAGIHAFLLLRDRENLFHRKALEIALAVGCAAAVLQPLSGDMNARFVARNQPVKLAALEGQFETERGAPLRIGGIPDVASRTTRYAIEVPKGLSLLAYHDPDARVQGLSDFPRDEWPDPVPVHLAFQVMVAGGTAMALLSVAAAWLFWRKREALFGRRFLIAVALCGPVGLLCVEAGWMVTEMGRQPWAIRGVMRTAEAVTPVGGLLLPFAFFSLLYLGLGAASIWLLRREVSASPFFPADDDAVYIPDPEGKE is encoded by the coding sequence ATGACGGAACTTGTCCTGGCACGCGCACAGATGGCGATGCTGTTCGCCTTCCACATTCTCTTCGCGGTGGCAGGGATGGGGATGCCCGTCCTCATGGTGATCGCCGAGCGGGCGCATCTTCGGACAGGGCATCCCGTCTACGCCGAGCTGGCGCGGCGATGGGCGAAGGGGACATCGGTCCTCTTCGCGGTGGGCGCGGTCTCCGGCACCGTCCTGTCCTTCGAGCTGGGGCTGTTGTGGCCGAGGTTCATGGCGTTCGCCGGCGGGGTCATCGGGCTCCCCTTCGCCCTGGAGGGATTCGCCTTCTTCACCGAGGCGATCTTCCTCGGCATCTACCTGTACGGCTGGGACCGCGTATCCCCGCGCCTCCACCTCGCATCCGGCGTTCTCGTTGCCCTCGGGGGGATCCTCTCCGGGGTCTTCGTCGTGACCGCCAACGCCTGGATGAACAGTCCGGCGGGCTTTGCCATTGTGGACGGGAGGCCGGTCGACGTCTCCCCCCTCGCGGCGATGCTGAACCCGGCCTCGGCCACCGAGACGATCCACATGACCCTCGCCGCCTTCGCCGCGTCCGGATTCGCGGTCGCGGGGATCCATGCGTTCCTTCTTCTCAGGGACCGGGAGAACCTGTTCCATCGGAAGGCCCTGGAGATCGCCCTGGCGGTCGGGTGCGCCGCCGCGGTGCTCCAGCCGCTCAGCGGCGACATGAACGCGCGCTTCGTTGCGCGGAATCAACCGGTGAAGCTCGCCGCCCTGGAAGGGCAGTTCGAGACCGAGCGCGGGGCGCCGCTTCGGATCGGGGGAATCCCCGACGTCGCATCGCGGACCACCCGGTATGCGATCGAGGTCCCGAAAGGCTTGAGCTTGCTGGCCTACCACGATCCCGACGCCCGGGTGCAGGGGCTCTCCGACTTTCCCCGCGACGAATGGCCCGACCCCGTCCCGGTGCACCTCGCCTTCCAGGTGATGGTGGCCGGCGGCACGGCCATGGCTCTCCTCTCCGTCGCAGCGGCCTGGCTTTTCTGGAGGAAACGGGAGGCTCTCTTCGGCCGCCGGTTCCTGATCGCCGTCGCCCTCTGCGGACCGGTCGGACTCCTCTGCGTGGAAGCGGGATGGATGGTCACCGAAATGGGCCGCCAGCCCTGGGCGATCCGCGGCGTCATGAGGACGGCGGAGGCGGTGACCCCCGTCGGGGGCCTTCTCCTCCCCTTTGCCTTCTTCTCGCTTCTTTACCTCGGCCTGGGAGCGGCATCGATCTGGCTGCTGCGGCGGGAAGTCTCGGCGAGCCCCTTCTTCCCCGCCGACGACGATGCGGTGTATATCCCCGACCCCGAAGGAAAGGAGTAA